In Maridesulfovibrio sp., a single genomic region encodes these proteins:
- the rpsI gene encoding 30S ribosomal protein S9: MSNDFNYATGRRKNAVARTRLYQGSGAILVNGKPYEEYFPRKTLQMIVQQPLKLTKTLGKFDIKVNADGGGVAGQAQAVRHGISRALIELDPELRPVLKRAGLLTRDARKKERKKYGQPGARAKYQYSKR, translated from the coding sequence ATGAGCAATGATTTCAACTACGCTACCGGCAGAAGAAAAAATGCTGTTGCACGCACCCGTTTATATCAGGGCAGCGGCGCAATCCTCGTTAACGGCAAGCCTTACGAAGAATACTTTCCCCGTAAGACCCTGCAGATGATTGTACAGCAGCCCCTCAAACTTACCAAAACTCTCGGTAAGTTCGACATCAAAGTCAACGCTGACGGCGGAGGAGTAGCAGGTCAGGCTCAGGCTGTGAGACACGGTATTTCCCGTGCACTCATTGAACTTGATCCCGAACTCCGTCCCGTACTCAAACGTGCAGGTCTCCTGACCCGTGACGCTCGTAAGAAAGAGCGTAAAAAATACGGTCAGCCCGGTGCACGCGCCAAGTACCAGTACTCCAAGCGTTAA
- the rplM gene encoding 50S ribosomal protein L13: MKTYIPKEEDIAREWYVVDAEDKVLGRLATQIANKLRGKDKAMFTPHVDTGDFVVVLNADKIKVTGNKLEQKNYYKHSNHPGGLKERTLKVMLEKKPEVVIQTAVRGMLPKNRLGKQMIKKLKVYAGTDHPHTAQQPKTMEF; this comes from the coding sequence ATGAAAACATATATTCCCAAGGAAGAAGACATCGCTCGCGAATGGTACGTGGTCGATGCTGAAGATAAGGTTCTTGGCCGTCTGGCAACTCAGATCGCTAACAAACTCCGTGGAAAGGACAAAGCCATGTTCACCCCCCACGTTGACACCGGCGATTTCGTAGTTGTTCTCAACGCAGACAAGATCAAGGTTACCGGCAACAAGCTGGAACAGAAAAACTACTACAAACACAGCAACCATCCCGGCGGACTGAAGGAAAGAACCCTGAAAGTCATGCTGGAAAAGAAGCCTGAAGTAGTTATCCAGACTGCCGTTCGCGGCATGCTGCCCAAAAACCGCCTCGGCAAGCAGATGATCAAAAAGCTGAAAGTTTACGCCGGCACCGATCATCCCCATACTGCACAGCAGCCCAAGACAATGGAATTTTAA